A window of the Arachis duranensis cultivar V14167 chromosome 5, aradu.V14167.gnm2.J7QH, whole genome shotgun sequence genome harbors these coding sequences:
- the LOC107487243 gene encoding KH domain-containing protein HEN4 translates to MQDSTSASAAVEPDYNHHHHHQYAQMKRNNRTKRPVFKVLQGQIAFRLVCHASTVGGLIGSSGSIVSQLRRDTGCKIHCEDSVSGTDDRVILVIGPVLPRKGVALSDGDVDLVDVSSAQEAVLRVFERICELEMEKGFNNPNRVLNGEVTCKLLAHTSQIGAVVGKGGKNISTIRNNSGAKIRVCPSPQCAAKDEELLLITGGILAVKKALISVSYCLQDCPPLNKVSQPVATSTVSSSDTLSLDPNADLFPHLNSWLLSMEGLSIYDSFDASKRTTKSNEVSSHETKVTEREIVFRLLCSNNVAGSVIGKKGAIVRNLESKTGASIIFAAPLSEFAERIVTISAIENLESCYSPSQDAVFLVFARIIEDHIEKGFLSISSMESPVTVRLLITSSSVSCLSGNESQVISELKELTGADIQILYGESVPTATDNDVVLQITGAYRCVQNALYKVTCIIRDNFSPNEVPAESRMKSSWKPNKDPPRGNHFGRGRSFSSERFLQKNVAVHAETISKNEEVHSDLSGRANLLATVTNTTVEIVVSEHVFGSVYGEDGGNLDRIKQISGADVQVYDPCAGKSGGRVVISGTPDQTFAAQSLLQAFIQTGQRGPE, encoded by the exons ATGCAAGACTCAACATCCGCTTCCGCCGCCGTCGAACCCGActacaaccaccaccaccaccaccaatacGCGCAGATGAAACGGAACAACCGGACCAAGCGGCCGGTCTTCAAGGTTCTCCAGGGGCAGATCGCATTCCGGCTGGTGTGCCACGCGTCAACCGTCGGCGGCCTGATCGGGAGCTCCGGTTCAATCGTGTCGCAGCTCCGACGAGACACCGGTTGCAAAATCCACTGCGAGGACTCAGTCTCCGGCACCGACGACCGGGTCATACTGGTAATTGGGCCGGTTTTACCCCGGAAAGGTGTCGCCTTGTCCGATGGGGACGTCGATTTGGTCGATGTTTCGAGCGCGCAAGAAGCTGttcttagggttttcgagaGGATTTGTGAGCTCGAAATGGAGAAAGGGTTCAACAACCCCAATAGGGTTCTGAATGGAGAAGTTACGTGCAAGTTGCTGGCTCACACTTCTCAGATTGGTGCGGTCGTTGGAAAAGGAGGAAAGAACATAAGCACAATTAGGAACAATAGTGGTGCCAAGATTAGGGTTTGTCCCTCTCCACAGTGTGCTGCTAAAGATGAGGAGTTACTTCTG ATAACTGGTGGGATTTTGGCTGTAAAGAAAGCACTGATTTCTGTTTCTTACTGTCTTCAAGATTGTCCCCCATTGAACAAAGTTTCACAACCTGTGGCCACATCCACTGTTAGCTCTTCTGATACATTGTCTCTTGATCCGAATGCTGACCTTTTCCCTCATCTTAATTCATGGTTACTCTCCATGGAAGGTTTATCTATTTATGACTCTTTCGATGCATCAAAACGGACAACAAAGTCTAATGAAGTTTCCAGCCATGAGACAAAAGTTACTGAACGTGAAATTGTGTTCAGACTGCTTTGCTCTAATAATGTAGCCGGGAGTGTGATTGGCAAAAAAGGGGCTATAGTCAGAAATCTAGAAAGCAAAACAGGTGCATCTATTATCTTTGCAGCTCCTTTAAGCGAGTTTGCTGAACGCATTGTCACCATTTCTGCTATAGAG AACCTTGAATCATGTTATTCTCCTTCCCAAGATGCTGTTTTTCTTGTCTTTGCTAGAATTATTGAAGATCACATTGAAAAGGGCTTTCTCTCCATCTCAAGTATGGAGTCACCTGTAACTGTGAGGCTTTTAATTACATCAAGTTCAGTTAGTTGTTTGAGTGGCAATGAAAGTCAAGTAATTTCAGAGTTGAAAGAATTAACTGGTGCTGATATACAAATTTTGTATGGAGAATCAGTTCCTACTGCTACAGATAATGATGTTGTATTGCAG ATTACTGGTGCGTACAGATGTGTACAAAATGCTCTATATAAAGTCACTTGTATAATCAGGGATAATTTTTCACCCAATGAGGTGCCTGCTGAATCAAGAATGAAATCCAGTTGGAAACCGAACAAGGATCCTCCAAGGGGTAATCATTTTGGCCGCGGAAGATCTTTCTCTTCTGAGAGGTTTCTGCAAAAG AATGTTGCAGTGCATGCTGAAACAATCTCAAAAAATGAAGAGGTACATTCAGATTTAAGCGGGAG AGCAAACTTGCTTGCTACCGTGACAAACACAACCGTGGAGATTGTAGTTTCTGAGCATGTCTTTGGTTCTGTTTATGGCGAAGATGGTGGTAATTTGGATCGAATCAAACAG ATTTCAGGGGCAGATGTTCAAGTTTACGATCCTTGCGCTGGTAAAAGTGGTGGCAGGGTTGTAATATCTGGGACACCGGATCAAACCTTTGCGGCGCAGAGCTTacttcaggcattcattcaaaCTGGGCAAAGAGGACCAGAATGA
- the LOC107487240 gene encoding pentatricopeptide repeat-containing protein At5g65570, whose product MNFYYSLIAQCAHTKSLTILKALHSHVIKSCASYLSFGGHKLIHGYIKCGSLDDARKLFDEMPNRHIVTWNSMISSHINHGRSREALDLFGNMLVEGALPDAYTFSTILKAFAEMGVLSHGQRAHGLAVVLGLEVLDGFVASAIVDMYAKFGRIRDAGLVFQRVLDKDVVLCTALIVGYSQHGFYSEALEVFEDMVDRGVKANEYTLASVLISCGNLGDLVNGQLIHSLLVKSGLESVVASQTSLLTMYSKCGMVEDSMKVFNHLAYASQVTWTSFIVGLVQNGREEVAVSVFREMMRCSMNPNPFTLSSILQACSSLAMLEVGEQVHAITLKTGVGGNKYVGAALINLYGKCGYIDKARSVFEVLMELDLVSINSMIYAYSQNGFGQEALQLFERIKKLGHEPNGMTFTSILLACKNAGLVEEGCQIFSSIRNNHNIELTKDHFAGMIDLLGRSKRVEEAAKLIEEVRNPDVVLWRTLLNACRIHGEVEMAEKIIKKIHELAPGDGGTHVLLTNLYASAGKWNQVVEMKSKIRDLKLKKSPAMSWVDVDREVHTFMAGDFSHPRAHEIFYTLHELVEKVKILGYNPDTRFVLQHLDDDEMKLSSLYYHSEKLAIAFALWKTGSRKTSIRIFKNLRVCGDCHSWIKFVSLLTGRDIIARDANRFHHFKGGICSCKDYW is encoded by the coding sequence ATGAACTTTTATTATTCTCTGATTGCACAATGCGCGCACACAAAATCCTTAACAATCCTCAAAGCACTGCACAGCCACGTCATCAAATCCTGTGCCTCGTACTTATCTTTTGGTGGCCACAAGCTTATTCATGGCTACATTAAGTGCGGCAGCCTTGATGATGCACGCAAGCTGTTCGACGAAATGCCCAACAGACACATAGTGACTTGGAATTCCATGATCTCTTCTCATATCAATCATGGCAGGAGCAGAGAAGCCCTTGACCTCTTTGGTAACATGCTTGTTGAGGGTGCTCTGCCAGATGCTTACACTTTCTCTACTATCTTGAAGGCCTTTGCAGAGATGGGTGTTTTGAGCCACGGCCAAAGGGCTCATGGGTTGGCTGTGGTTTTGGGTTTGGAGGTCTTGGATGGGTTTGTTGCTAGTGCTATAGTCGATATGTATGCCAAGTTTGGTAGAATAAGGGATGCCGGTTTAGTCTTTCAGCGTGTTTTAGATAAAGATGTTGTCTTATGCACTGCATTGATTGTAGGCTATTCTCAACATGGTTTTTATAGTGAGGCCTTGGAGGTTTTTGAGGACATGGTTGACAGGGGAGTCAAGGCTAATGAATATACTCTTGCTAGTGTATTGATAAGTTGTGGTAATCTTGGGGATTTGGTTAATGGTCAGTTGATTCATAGTCTTCTTGTTAAATCTGGTCTGGAATCTGTTGTTGCTTCTCAGACTTCGCTCCTTACCATGTATTCGAAATGTGGCATGGTTGAGGATTCTATGAAGGTTTTTAATCATCTTGCTTATGCAAGTCAGGTAACTTGGACATCTTTTATAGTGGGTCTTGTGCAAAATGGGAGGGAGGAGGTTGCTGTCTCAGTTTTCAGGGAGATGATGCGCTGTTCGATGAATCCAAATCCTTTCACGTTATCTAGTATTCTTCAGGCATGTTCAAGCCTTGCAATGCTTGAAGTAGGGGAACAAGTTCATGCCATAACTCTGAAAACAGGAGTGGGAGGAAATAAGTATGTCGGTGCTGCACTGATTAATTTGTATGGAAAATGTGGATATATAGATAAGGCTAGGTCTGTTTTTGAGGTGTTGATGGAGTTAGATTTAGTATCTATCAACTCAATGATCTATGCTTATTCCCAAAATGGATTTGGCCAAGAAGCACTTCAGCTATTTGAAAGAATTAAAAAGTTGGGACATGAGCCTAATGGTATGACATTTACGAGCATTCTcttggcatgcaaaaatgcagGGTTAGTTGAAGAAGGCTGTCAAATATTTTCCTCCATTAGGAACAACCACAATATTGAGTTGACGAAAGACCATTTTGCTGGCATGATTGACTTGCTAGGACGATCTAAGAGAGTTGAAGAAGCTGCAAAGTTGATAGAGGAAGTGAGAAATCCAGATGTGGTACTGTGGAGGACACTGCTAAACGCTTGTAGGATTCACGGCGAGGTAGAGATGGCTGAaaagattattaaaaaaatccatgAGCTTGCTCCTGGGGATGGGGGAACTCATGTCCTCCTGACGAATCTTTATGCTTCAGCTGGAAAATGGAACCAGGTAGTTGAGATGAAAAGCAAAATAAGAGATCTGAAATTGAAGAAAAGTCCTGCTATGAGTTGGGTTGATGTAGATAGAGAGGTTCACACTTTTATGGCTGGAGATTTTTCTCACCCAAGAGCTCACGAGATTTTTTATACTTTGCATGAATTGGTAGAAAAGGTTAAAATTCTGGGTTATAATCCAGATACCAGATTTGTGTTGCAGCATTTGGACGATGATGAGATGAAGTTGAGTTCTTTATATTATCACAGTGAAAAATTAGCCATAGCCTTTGCTTTGTGGAAGACTGGTAGTAGGAAAACTAGTATAAGGATTTTTAAGAATCTTAGAGTTTGTGGGGACTGTCACAGTTGGATAAAATTCGTTTCTTTACTCACCGGGAGAGATATTATTGCTAGAGATGCCAACAGATTCCATCATTTTAAAGGAGGAATTTGTTCTTGCAAAGATTATTGGTGA
- the LOC107487241 gene encoding probable glycosyltransferase At5g03795: MLMSFTVKQTQQLSSNHGLLSLRGALLTLAILTLLSFTFLSLKYSTPSPQISVAKLVNPEVKDRNDEEEGGEELSDIYHSPRVFKLNYAEMMEKFKVYIYPDGDPKTFYQTPRKLTGKYASEGYFFQNIRESRFRTLDPDQAHLFFIPISCHKMRGKGTSYDNMTIIVQNYVEGLIAKYPYWNRTLGADHFFVTCHDVGVRATEGLPFLIKNTIRAVCSPSYDVGFIPHKDVALPQVLQPFALPAGGNDIENRTNLGFWAGHRNSKIRVILARVWENDTELDISNNRISRATGHLVYQKRFYKTKFCICPGGSQVNSARIADSIHYGCIPVILSNYYDLPFNDIIDWRKFAVVLKESDVYQLKQILQNISHAEFVSLHNNLVKIQKHFQWNTPPISYDAFHMVMYDLWLRHFTIKY, encoded by the exons ATGCTGATGAGTTTCACCGTGAAGCAAACCCAGCAACTGTCCTCAAATCACGGCCTCCTCTCTCTCCGAGGTGCACTTCTCACCCTCGCCATTCTCACCCTTCTCTCCTTCACATTTCTCTCCCTCAAGTACTCCACCCCTTCCCCTCAG ATCTCTGTAGCGAAGCTAGTGAATCCTGAAGTGAAGGATCGCAACGAtgaggaagaaggaggagaagagttGTCTGATATATACCACTCGCCGCGGGTTTTCAAGCTTAACTACGCGGAGATGATGGAGAAGTTCAAGGTTTATATATATCCTGATGGAGATCCCaagacattttatcaaacacctaggAAGCTCACTGGGAAATACGCCAGTGAGGGATATTTCTTCCAGAACATTCGGGAGAGCAGGTTCCGAACCCTTGATCCGGATCAGGCACACCTCTTCTTCATACCAATCTCCTGTCATAAGATGCGTGGCAAG GGCACATCTTATGATAATATGACAATAATTGTCCAAAATTACGTGGAGGGCTTAATAGCCAAATATCCTTATTGGAACAGAACCTTGGGTGCTGATCACTTCTTTGTCACTTGTCATGATGTTGGTGTAAGAGCAACAGAAGGGCTTCCATTTCTTATCAAAAATACCATTCGAGCAGTGTGCTCCCCTAGCTATGATGTTGGATTCATTCCACACAAAGATGTTGCTCTCCCTCAAGTACTACAGCCCTTTGCTCTTCCAGCTGGAGGGAATGATATAGAGAACAG GACTAATCTTGGATTTTGGGCCGGTCATCGTAACTCTAAGATTAGAGTCATTCTTGCACGTGTATGGGAAAATGACACTGAACTTGACATTTCTAACAATAGAATTAGTAGGGCTACTGGACATCTGGTATATCAAAAGAGATTTTACAAGACGAAGTTTTGTATATGCCCTGGTGGTTCACAGGTTAATAGTGCTCGAATAGCCGACTCTATCCATTATGGATGCATCCCTG tGATATTATCAAATTACTATGACCTCCCTTTTAATGACATTATTGACTGGAGAAAATTTGCTGTTGTACTCAAGGAGAGTGATGTATACCAACTAAAACAGATCCTCCAAAATATATCACATGCTGAGTTTGTATCACTTCATAATAATCTAGTCAAG ATTCAGAAACACTTCCAATGGAATACACCACCTATATCATATGATGCATTTCATATGGTAATGTACGACCTCTGGCTACGCCATTTCACGATCAAATACTGA